One part of the Dyadobacter sp. 676 genome encodes these proteins:
- a CDS encoding intradiol ring-cleavage dioxygenase produces MERKEFLKRGFSALGLAAIIPVISCSNDTVDPVDTSTETTSGSISGSCTLTASETEGPFPTKSPSSLISNDITSDRPGTKLTIKITIQNKNNSCEGLEGALVDIWHCDAAGNYSEYGGTGMQSTNYTSVHFLRGRQTTDANGLVTFTSIYPGWYSGRAPHIHVHIYSASGKSLLVTQIAFPEEISKVVYAQGVYASHGQADTTNARDNVFGDGVSTEMSTVTGSVSAGYELTHAIVVSA; encoded by the coding sequence ATGGAACGCAAAGAATTTTTAAAAAGAGGGTTTTCGGCGCTGGGCCTGGCTGCGATCATCCCGGTGATCAGCTGCTCGAACGACACCGTCGACCCCGTAGATACCTCCACTGAAACCACGTCCGGTTCGATCTCGGGAAGTTGCACCCTGACCGCCTCGGAAACCGAAGGGCCGTTCCCAACGAAATCACCCTCCAGTCTCATTTCCAATGACATTACCTCCGACCGCCCCGGGACGAAACTGACTATTAAAATCACCATTCAGAACAAAAATAACAGCTGCGAAGGCCTGGAAGGGGCCCTGGTGGATATTTGGCATTGCGATGCCGCCGGAAACTATTCGGAATATGGCGGTACCGGTATGCAATCGACCAATTACACGAGCGTACATTTTCTCCGTGGCCGCCAAACAACCGATGCCAACGGTCTCGTGACTTTTACCAGCATTTATCCGGGCTGGTACTCAGGCCGTGCGCCGCACATTCACGTACATATATACAGCGCGAGCGGGAAATCGTTGCTAGTGACGCAAATCGCATTTCCCGAAGAAATCAGTAAGGTCGTATATGCGCAAGGCGTGTACGCGAGCCACGGGCAGGCGGATACGACCAATGCGCGCGATAATGTCTTTGGCGACGGCGTAAGCACCGAAATGTCCACCGTTACCGGCAGCGTTTCGGCGGGTTATGAGCTGACGCATGCCATTGTGGTAAGTGCTTGA
- a CDS encoding putative toxin-antitoxin system toxin component, PIN family, protein MKVVIDTTDYISALIGKTHRAKLERVLLNESIQILADITLLEGICEVAYRDKFRKYITIMEVDQFVDSLKRRLKPVVVKVACRGKSRSQ, encoded by the coding sequence GTGAAGGTTGTCATAGACACAACAGACTATATAAGCGCCCTCATTGGAAAAACACACAGGGCTAAGTTGGAGCGCGTTCTGCTTAACGAAAGCATCCAGATATTAGCTGATATAACTCTTCTGGAAGGAATTTGCGAAGTTGCTTACCGCGACAAATTCCGGAAATACATTACGATCATGGAGGTTGATCAGTTTGTCGATTCCTTAAAACGACGGTTAAAGCCCGTGGTTGTAAAAGTCGCATGTCGAGGCAAGTCCCGATCCCAATGA
- a CDS encoding type II toxin-antitoxin system VapC family toxin: protein MTIILKKGQALEEIFPAAKWAQLFPASRSAPAGKRLNAGKFVGIIQQNCDPLATQKQCNMSGTKMLLDTDIVLRLFEGDADLGTAIQGIEPYLSFITELELLGNKYISREYQEHAEMFVTECYVIDLNESIKEIARYVQWEYSLKLPDALVASTAMCLGIPLLSAERDFEKVKELIFVLYQ, encoded by the coding sequence ATGACAATCATTTTGAAAAAAGGCCAGGCACTCGAGGAGATCTTCCCGGCTGCAAAGTGGGCGCAACTTTTCCCAGCGTCCAGATCGGCGCCCGCCGGAAAAAGGCTCAATGCCGGCAAGTTCGTGGGTATTATCCAACAAAACTGCGATCCATTAGCCACTCAAAAACAATGCAACATGAGTGGGACTAAAATGCTGCTCGACACCGATATTGTCCTTCGCTTGTTTGAGGGAGATGCCGATCTTGGAACCGCGATTCAGGGTATAGAGCCCTATTTATCCTTTATTACCGAGCTGGAACTACTTGGCAACAAATATATTTCGCGTGAGTATCAGGAACATGCCGAAATGTTCGTCACGGAATGCTATGTAATCGACCTCAATGAAAGCATTAAGGAAATAGCCAGGTATGTCCAGTGGGAGTACAGCTTAAAACTTCCCGATGCCCTCGTCGCCTCAACTGCCATGTGCCTCGGCATACCGTTGCTTTCAGCAGAGCGAGACTTTGAGAAGGTTAAGGAACTGATTTTCGTGCTTTATCAATGA
- the atpC gene encoding ATP synthase F1 subunit epsilon, whose translation MHLEIITPDKKVFAGEANAVTLPGTEGQFQVLNRHAPLVSTLGKGDVVVDTGAAKQNYVIDGGVVEVLNNKVLVLAEAVL comes from the coding sequence ATGCATTTAGAAATCATTACCCCAGATAAAAAGGTATTTGCCGGCGAAGCGAATGCCGTAACATTACCGGGTACCGAAGGACAATTCCAGGTTCTGAACCGTCATGCACCGCTGGTCAGCACGCTGGGCAAAGGTGATGTGGTAGTCGATACCGGCGCTGCGAAACAAAATTACGTCATCGATGGTGGCGTTGTGGAAGTGCTGAACAACAAGGTATTGGTTCTTGCCGAAGCAGTTCTTTGA